The Synechocystis sp. PCC 7509 genome includes a window with the following:
- a CDS encoding O-antigen ligase family protein, producing the protein MSISGSSVSTNPGAPQLFAWIAISGLVIFSAVAVLAGAGSILRLLFPLGSLIVGLFLYGKYPTIYVGFTWWLWFVTPWLRRVIDYRSGWDGSGVILTAPFLVTLISLIAFFQYLPRSYRMGGLPLVISIAGVVYGFMIGIVKNPLAVSLRALLDWLTPVVFAFYLFANWRNYPKYRQTIENTFMWGVLVTGIYGIVQYIVAPEWDRYWIIQTRLLVNGTPEPLGIRVFSTMNSPSPFANVLLAGLLILLTNDNFLRVPASVVGYLSLLLSLVRTAWLGWFISLISLLGTLKPRLQMQLFISIIVMALCVVPLTTIEPFAEIINARIESLTNLKKDTSFNARAKLYQRNISIAFSSGLGNGIGSKYFVNEKGLLQEVTLDSGILDVFFTLGWFGALPYFGGIIIALIDLFTNFEARSDGFANASRAICLGVLAQMLSLNILLALGGVVFWSFLGMSMAANKYHHHEKARKKQQAV; encoded by the coding sequence ATGAGTATTAGTGGTTCTTCCGTTAGCACTAATCCCGGTGCGCCTCAACTATTTGCTTGGATAGCAATTTCGGGGCTAGTAATTTTTTCTGCGGTAGCTGTTTTGGCAGGCGCGGGCAGTATTTTACGCTTGCTCTTTCCCCTCGGCTCGTTAATTGTTGGTTTATTTTTGTATGGCAAGTATCCGACTATTTATGTAGGCTTTACATGGTGGCTGTGGTTTGTTACCCCGTGGCTGCGTCGCGTAATTGATTATCGCAGTGGTTGGGATGGTAGCGGTGTAATTTTGACTGCGCCGTTCTTAGTGACATTAATTAGCTTAATTGCCTTTTTTCAATACCTACCTCGCTCTTATCGCATGGGAGGATTGCCGCTTGTAATCTCAATTGCTGGGGTAGTTTACGGATTTATGATCGGTATAGTCAAAAATCCGCTTGCCGTATCTTTAAGAGCGCTTTTAGACTGGCTAACTCCAGTTGTCTTTGCTTTTTATTTATTTGCAAACTGGCGAAACTATCCCAAATATCGGCAGACTATAGAAAACACTTTTATGTGGGGAGTGCTAGTTACAGGAATTTATGGGATTGTGCAGTACATAGTAGCACCAGAGTGGGACAGGTACTGGATTATTCAAACTAGATTGCTGGTCAATGGTACGCCAGAACCCTTGGGTATTCGGGTATTTAGTACAATGAATTCTCCTAGCCCGTTTGCCAATGTTCTCCTAGCAGGATTGCTAATATTACTGACTAACGATAATTTTCTCCGGGTTCCAGCTTCGGTTGTCGGCTATTTATCTTTATTATTGTCATTAGTGCGCACGGCTTGGCTGGGCTGGTTTATTAGTTTAATTAGTCTATTAGGAACATTGAAACCACGCTTGCAGATGCAGCTATTTATCAGCATTATTGTTATGGCTTTGTGCGTAGTTCCGTTGACCACTATTGAACCATTTGCAGAAATTATTAACGCTCGGATTGAATCTTTGACCAATCTTAAAAAAGATACTAGCTTTAATGCTAGAGCAAAACTTTACCAAAGAAATATAAGCATTGCCTTTTCTAGTGGTTTGGGCAACGGCATCGGCAGTAAATATTTTGTCAATGAAAAAGGTTTACTTCAAGAAGTGACGCTTGATAGCGGCATTTTGGATGTGTTTTTTACTTTGGGTTGGTTTGGGGCTTTGCCTTATTTTGGCGGGATTATTATTGCGTTAATCGATTTATTTACAAATTTTGAAGCCCGCTCTGATGGCTTTGCTAACGCATCTCGCGCTATTTGTTTGGGAGTTTTAGCCCAGATGCTATCTCTTAATATCTTGCTGGCTCTTGGTGGAGTGGTTTTCTGGAGTTTTTTGGGTATGAGTATGGCAGCAAACAAATATCATCACCATGAAAAGGCGCGCAAAAAGCAGCAGGCGGTTTGA
- the larC gene encoding nickel pincer cofactor biosynthesis protein LarC: MKLAYLECPTGIAGDMCLGAIADLGVPVDYLRENLNRLGIAQDYQLRVESVHRQGQRATKVHVDLTHHQHHGRHLPEIEQQIIDAQLPPQAEAWSLAVFRRLAEAEGAVHGIESDRVHFHEVGAIDAIVDIVGTCLGLDWLGIEKLYCSPFPTGGGNVRAAHGQLKVPVPAVLKLWEMRQCPVYSNGIEKELVTPTGAAIATTLAASFGSPPAMTLQQVGLGAGSQDLALPNILRLWIGETNPKIDSNPAVETVAVLETQIDDLSPQAIGYVFEALFEAGAVDVFTQAIAMKKSRLGTLLTVICQPEKMPDCEAIIFKETTTLGIRRYLQQRRILGREIQQVDTDYGVVKVKVAWAEKGKISNVQPEYEDCAKLARQHQVSWREIQRIAVHCWYAQKKVI; the protein is encoded by the coding sequence ATGAAACTAGCCTATTTAGAATGTCCAACGGGTATTGCTGGCGATATGTGCTTGGGGGCGATCGCCGACTTGGGAGTTCCTGTAGACTATTTAAGAGAGAATCTCAATAGGTTGGGTATTGCCCAAGATTACCAGTTGCGGGTTGAAAGCGTCCATCGCCAAGGTCAAAGGGCAACCAAAGTTCATGTAGATTTAACCCATCACCAGCATCATGGGCGGCATTTACCAGAAATTGAACAGCAAATTATTGATGCCCAATTGCCCCCCCAAGCCGAAGCTTGGAGTTTAGCTGTATTTCGCCGTTTGGCAGAGGCAGAAGGGGCAGTACATGGCATAGAGAGCGATCGCGTTCATTTTCATGAAGTGGGGGCAATCGATGCCATTGTCGATATTGTGGGGACTTGTTTGGGTTTGGATTGGCTGGGGATTGAAAAACTATATTGTTCGCCCTTTCCTACCGGAGGCGGCAATGTCCGCGCCGCTCACGGACAGCTAAAAGTGCCTGTACCTGCGGTTCTAAAGCTGTGGGAGATGCGCCAGTGTCCTGTTTATAGTAATGGGATTGAGAAAGAATTAGTTACACCTACGGGGGCGGCGATCGCCACTACGTTAGCTGCAAGCTTTGGTTCTCCCCCAGCAATGACACTGCAACAGGTGGGACTAGGTGCCGGTTCTCAAGATTTAGCTTTACCGAATATTTTGCGGCTGTGGATAGGAGAGACAAACCCAAAAATTGATTCTAATCCTGCGGTTGAAACTGTGGCGGTATTAGAAACCCAAATTGACGATCTTAGTCCCCAAGCGATCGGTTATGTGTTTGAGGCTTTGTTTGAGGCGGGGGCGGTGGATGTTTTCACTCAGGCGATCGCGATGAAAAAGTCCCGTTTGGGAACTTTACTTACAGTTATTTGCCAACCGGAAAAAATGCCAGATTGCGAAGCGATTATTTTTAAAGAAACTACTACTTTAGGGATTCGTCGCTACCTACAGCAAAGGAGGATTTTAGGACGAGAAATTCAACAAGTCGATACAGATTATGGTGTAGTCAAAGTTAAAGTTGCTTGGGCAGAAAAAGGGAAAATTTCTAACGTCCAACCAGAATATGAAGATTGCGCTAAATTAGCTAGACAGCATCAAGTTTCTTGGCGGGAAATTCAGAGAATAGCTGTGCATTGCTGGTATGCACAAAAAAAAGTTATTTAA
- a CDS encoding L-threonylcarbamoyladenylate synthase has protein sequence MATFYNLHPDNPQTRSIEQIVNQLRSGAVMLYPSDTVYAIGCDLNVKSAVERVRQIKQLSNDKPLTFLCPSLSQVATYAVVSDGAYRIMKHLIPGPYTFLLPATKLVPRLVLNPKRKTTGIRVPDNQVCLALLQALENPIISTAAHLTAAEDEITPVLDINISRFELFDRLEKLVDVIIDDGSEKTSDRVSTIIDLTGDAPIIARRGLGWEQAVVWAS, from the coding sequence ATGGCGACTTTCTACAATCTTCATCCCGATAACCCTCAAACCCGCAGCATCGAACAAATTGTCAATCAACTGCGATCGGGGGCTGTGATGCTTTATCCTAGCGATACCGTCTATGCGATCGGTTGCGATCTTAATGTTAAATCCGCCGTAGAAAGAGTACGACAAATTAAGCAGCTATCAAATGATAAACCCCTAACTTTTTTATGTCCTTCCCTTTCTCAAGTTGCCACTTACGCAGTAGTTAGTGATGGTGCTTATCGAATTATGAAACACTTAATTCCTGGTCCCTATACCTTTTTGCTACCCGCCACAAAATTAGTTCCGCGCTTAGTTCTCAATCCCAAACGCAAAACTACAGGGATTCGCGTACCCGATAATCAAGTCTGTTTGGCTTTATTACAGGCTTTAGAAAATCCGATTATTTCCACGGCGGCTCATTTAACCGCCGCAGAAGATGAAATTACCCCCGTTTTGGACATAAATATTTCTCGCTTTGAACTATTCGACCGTTTAGAAAAGCTAGTAGATGTAATTATCGATGATGGCTCTGAAAAAACAAGCGATCGCGTTTCAACCATTATTGACTTAACTGGCGACGCGCCAATCATCGCTCGTCGGGGTTTAGGGTGGGAGCAAGCTGTAGTTTGGGCTAGTTAA